From the Glycine max cultivar Williams 82 chromosome 11, Glycine_max_v4.0, whole genome shotgun sequence genome, the window GTGGCTTTCTTGATcttatcagaaaaaaaaatatggcttCCTCTATTCAGTGTGGTGAAAAAACTCCTAAAGTAAACCTATTCTCTCTATGGAACCTGAAAATCAGCACTCATATGAACCACCATAATATGtattctttatctttatcttttatttttatcatcccGTAATTCGTATTCTTAATTAATCAAGAACCACAAAACGCAAAACCCTGTGATTAAACAGTTGGAGTCCCTGTGAGCACACGTAAGTTAACATGTTCTCTAAAATATTGGCTCAAATCTAGCCTAGCAATTAAAGCTACGTTGATGTCCAACCAAAATCTGAAAGGGAAATACATAATCACATATACTATGTTCTAGATTACCAGATTGTTAAATGTCAATGGTGATGGCTATCTCTATCAGATTTCTAGAATGCAAAAAAACTATTTACTTATAGTGGACCTCTCAACTTAATTATAAGACGTGAGATAATCAAATAATTGTCTGTGAATGAATTACACAATAGAATAGTCGATATATACTGTTAAAGATCGGGTTGGAGTAAGTATCTCGGAATCTAGTAGCTGCTGCCTGttggtaattttaaaatatattcaaagttcaaactttCAAACTTCTTGGTCTTATTGCTCGATGGCTTAAGTTACACACGTAGGTAAAAAACTTTCAAGCGTGGCTTAAAATGGCCATCGTTCGTTTTGCACGCAATTACATTCAACTTTCTAAATGTAATGGATAAATAAAACATCTAATAATTTATAGTAACACCCTACATTTTAGAAACCAGACAACGAGATAATTTTCTATCGGCTTAGGCTAAGTGCATATGATCGTATGTTAAAATCTCGTTCTTCCCCATcaaacattaaaacaaaattggtATAATCAGAAAATTAAGGAGTAATCCTGCTGGCATTCAACGCCGGCTAAGTAGCACTAATATAACAATGCATCGTAGGTCAGAGGCTAACATCCAAATTAAACTCACGTTACTCAGTACGCACCTAAAAGCCCAATGCATCATCAAATTGTCTTGCGAAAGTTAATTAGGGACTCGTTCCTTAAGTTTGCCGCTAGCACTTGATTGTTTTGCTACTTCACAAGAATTACAAGTGAATGCTACGCTATAtatcatactttttttaattactctTTTAGTTTCTTGTACCAACAAAAtctctgaaaatatttttagaaacatGTGGGTGTACTTTgagaaatattgaaaaaaataaaaaataaaaaattgataagatTGGATGCGACACAATGAGAAGAATACAGAAAAATCAGAAATATTACTgtaatgattataaattttggaTGTTCAAATATCACAATTCCAAAATCTTTACCTTTTAAACCCTAGAGATAAAAACTATTCATTTTGATTCTTACacatatacttttttctttttacctaATTCTATTTCTTACACATGCCCTTTTATattagttttagatttttttttaaatcatataagAGAGTCTAAATTTAAATAAGTCCTATGCATATGAGTTATAACACTCTAATGTCTAATATctaagtttgatttttataaataaaaaaattcatttcattcTTAGAATTTTGATAACATGACTAAAATGGATTAAAAAGTGTATGAAGCATAcactaaaaaaagtaatttttagatttaaaaattaaaacataaaaattgtacagaaacaaataaataattattttttccacaCCCACTTAGATCTCACTGTATTTCCTGCCTTCCCAAGCAAAATCCCACTGGCTATCACAGTAATGCATCTCTATGACACACCACCTTTTATTGATGTATAAGCATGCAGATATGCCAACAACTGAACTTTCTAAAGAAACATTCCACCTAACTCAAAGAAAACAAACCCTTTTCACTCTTTTAGGTTTCCATATATTCCCCTCCCTCCATCATCCCCATTCCCCACATCAACAAGCCCTCACTTGAATTGAAGGACCATCCTGCCTTTAATTTCTCATCACCACTTCAGTCAACAAAAGATGGTGATGATGAAATCTCTCCCACTTCTTCTAATAGTACTCTTTTCCCACTCTACCACCACCTTAGCCCAGTCCCCGGCCGCGGCACCGACCGCCCCGGCCACGCCCTCCACCGCAGCCGCCCCGGCCCCAGCACCCTCCGCACCCCCGACAGACATCATAAGAATCCTCAAAAAGGCAGGAGGGTTCACAACCCTAATCCGCCTCCTCCAGGCCACACAAGTCTCCAACCAAATCAACTCCCAACTCCTCACCACAAGCGGCGGCCTAACCCTATTTGCACCAAACGACAATGCCTTCTCCAGCCTCAAACCGGGTTTCCTCAACTCCCTCAACGACCAACAGAAGAACGAGCTCATCCAGTTCCACTTGCTTCCCACGTACGTTTCCGTCTCTAATTTCGACACTTTAAGCAACCCTGTGAGAACACAGGCCGGTGAAAACCCTGATAGGTTGGCGCTGAACATAACAAGCTCCGGAGGGAACCAAGTGAACATGACAACGGGCGTCGTTAATGTTACTTTGGGTGGTACGGTTTACACTGATCACCAGCTCGCGGTGTATCAGGTGGACAAGGTGCTTCTTCCTCGGGACTTCTTCGAAGCTAAGCCTCCCGCTCCGGCTCCGGCGCCAGAAAAGGCTAAAGGATCTAAGAAGAAATCTGTGGACAGCACTGCTACTCCTGCAGATGATGCTGAATCAGATGCTGTCAGCGTGAAACAGTGGCATGTTATGTGGGTTGCAAGTGTTGTACTTTTAGTGGCAGCATTTACGTGGTGACAATGAGGGGTTTGAGAATGTAATATGAAGCATATTGAAGGCTTATCATATTGGGTGGATTGAAAGGTGAATGATCAACATTTTGCagatatgattttaaataattgttttttttcttaatttctcttTACTCTCTAATGATTCAAGTTTCAGGTTTTGGTGGAAATTGTATTTGATTTTATGAAGGCTTTCTTCGTTCTACTAGTTCTCTTCAACCCCCCTATAAGAAAAACTTCATATCTCGTGTATTACTTATGAGAAATTTGTGTATAACTTGCAAACGAAGATATTCTAATAGAAAATGATACAGAAGTTTTGTTTACCTTTATTATTGTACACAGCCAATAATTTTAGAGGTCtagctattattttatattgtaagCAATGATTCTAGAGttcagatatttttttaatttttaatttttttgtatacatGCATCTAAATAATACATTATCccaatttaattataatcaaaaaacattttCCACAATTTTATAGTCCATCCTAACGATTCTCCCaatcacaaaagaaaaaagaaataatactaaataaaatgtttacttatttttaagatattaaatatacttattttattataatattatatatttactcctaaattaaaaattaaaaaattcaacatgAAGAATGAAAATTTCACTCTCACAATTGTCTATCCATTTCACtctactttcttttatttctatctgagaattatttttttttcaaaaagtatagaaaattaaaaatgattttatatcataatttaaattattcattataaatataaagtataattcatataaatatataaatatattcaaaatatttatttattataattcttaattataaaaaagctCAATTATGAGTTCAAATAAACAAAGTGATGCATTCCTCTCAATGTGACTCTTCGAAAAATGCGTGTATAAGTGGCCACAATTATTAATTctctatgaaaaaataattattttagagtttgataagattattatattgataataaaattttcttttttagtatttaacTTAATTGCATGGAGGTCATACCTATCTTTTATGATAGGTAAGAATATTATTAGTGACAATTTTTTTCcctctaaatatttaatataattatatattcaagatttaaatttgagacgatactaattaaattagaataatcttgtatcaaatgattcattttttatgatgcatgtaataatttgatatattattattattatatcgttacatgataaaaaatataatcaagccaagtcaagaaaaaaatgagaatgatacctctacaaaagttatttatattttatctattatatatatatatatatatatatatatatatatatatatatatatatatatatatatattatgctatcattaaaataaaaattaaataataaaattatttaatatctttatgaaatgaaatattttaattactctattaataaaatactatATATTAATGGAATGCTTGAGTAGTAGATAATTTGATCTATTAAACATACTAATAAGCTTGGATTTCTCATTATAAATGTACGcgaaaaataattcttaagaaaaaaaatcaattttggtgatatttttgtcttgaaagaacttaattcttaaatatCAGTTAGCAAATACTcagcagaaaaaagaaaagcaaagttATCTAAATTTAATTAGAGGGTTGGTGTTAGTCTGTTAGATCGAGGGTATTTAACACGTTGTTGAAGAGAAACTTAGCAGGCAATTCACTGATTCTCTCACATCCATCTGTCAATAGTTAAGGAAAAAATTGAGCTTACGATGAATTATCAAGTGCTTTTTGGtggaaacaaaaacaagaaaaagaattaacCCCTAATAAAATCAATGCCCAAAGAAtcatctgaaaaataaaaaagtaataaaaacttATGAAACCTGAAAGGAAGTTGGAACCAAACTCAAATGCCCAAAGCATCATCCTCATATGACCTTTATTTAACTAAGAAAATCCGCACAATTATTTGCTTCTGGCAAAGTGTACAAAAAAGAGCTGTAATATCCTCAACAAAGGCACCAAATAAAGGTACACAAAAGTTGCGCATCTAAACCACCCAAATTGCATCTAAGGAATAAGACTGAAAATGATTGCATCCCAAGACAACTTCAAATTAATTAGTGGTGTGCTTGGATTAACTGGAGGATTAAAATCCATAAGGTTTAGGTTCTATTTATATTGGAATTCAATGaggaaaaagaaataacaagTGCTTTATTCATGAAATGATTTAAAAGTAGGGGAAAGgtatacttcttttcttttcatcacTGTATAAAAAGGTGGCAAAATCTTAATTTATTGCATCCTATCTAATGATAACAACTTAACAATAAGATTTTTAAGCCTCCCGAAGATCTGGGCCCACACAATATAGTAGTAATTTAAATTAGGTAACATATATGAAACCACTCATAAGTTTTTAGGTAGTTTTACGATCAATTTTCTAGTATCATTAGTCATTAAGGTGTCTCTAATTCTTTTTCTAGCAAAAGCACCTCCATAGTTGTACAGCCTAGAGATAACTCGCTTGCTTTGGAGATTCGGGGACTTCAGAcaatcttaattatatttagtataaGATAATACTTTATCGCCAAATTCACACGGCTCATCCACGAGggcatgatgatgatgatgatgatcaacGTTGTACAAATATAACAGTCTAATGTAGTGTATGCTTATATTGGACTTGGGAAGATTCAaaattacttttacttttaaagtaacaaattttcccttttatttACCTTACAATTCATAAATGTGCAttacaattctaaaaataatatgtttctAACTTTTGTCCAAACATAACTATAACGATCTAAGATGAGGATTTCCTTAACCCTAGCTTATCTAAGACTCAATTTGTGAAACAACATTGTAGTTAAGAAAACATggatttcttattattttatttattttctacggcaaacatttatttatttatttatttttctatgaagagaaagagggagaaaattcccaacattattttcatctctttttcatttcttataaaaagtaagtgtaaaatttaattataatcataattgATAGCAATTGTGAAAAAAGCTCAGAATCTACATACATGTGAGACTTGTACTTGGCACTTGATAAGACTCAGGTTTTTGTTTCAGCTTACTGCATCAGTGGAAGaagcatcacaattccattaATGTGCATCTCACAACCAATTGAGTTCTAACTTTTAACTCCTCTTTTTCTTGCATTGCCAAGCAAAAGATGCAAATCTCTTTCTCAATCACCTTTATCTCATCTACCTTGATGGATCACCTTAATCTCCACCAGGACCACCACAAAACCTCACACTGAACACAAGTTAGTATATAGGCAAATTTCATTACCGAAGCTTCATGCCTTTATCCTACCTGTCATTCACCAAGTTCCTATAAAAACCACTCCACTCCACATCTTCCACACATCAAACACTCTTCCTAATAGCACCAAGCCTTCAAAAGAAACTTGCAATTGCCTACAGAAAAATGAAGCAAGTTTTATTCTACCTCTTACTCCTGATGCCTTTTTGCTCCTTATATTCAACCACAACATTAGCCCAAGCACCTGATGCATCCCCATCAAAACCAATGGTCCAGTCACCCTCTACAGATACCTCTGATTCTTCCCCTGATGACATCATCAGAATATTAAGGAAGGCCAAATCGTTCAACGTCCTAATTCGCCTTCTGAAAACCACCCAATTGATCAACCAAATCAATGCTCAGCTAATAACCATAAGATCAGGTGGCTTAACCATCTTTGCACCAGATGATGGAAGCTTTTCACAACTCAAAGCAGGGTTCCTCAACTCTCTGGCCGACAATCAAAAGATCGAACTTCTTCAGTTCCATGTTCTTCCCACTTATGTTTCAAGCTCAAACTTCGATTCACTGAGCAACCCCGTGAGAACTCTGGCCGGGGATAATCCCACCAGGTTGCAATTTAATGTGACAGCATATGGCAGCAATGTGAATATCTCAACAGGAGTGGTTAATGCCACGGTCACGGGAGTTGTGTACTCAGATAAGGTGCTTGCAGTCTATCATGTGGACAAGGTGCTTCTCCCTTTGGATTTCTTCAGGCCTAAGCCACCAGCTCCTGCACCCTCTCCCGCAATGGCGCCAAAAGCTGATAATGATAACTCATCTGCTGATGCTCGCCTTGGAACATCCAAGGACAGCGCTGATGCAAGCAGTTTGATAAGTACTCGAGGAATGACATTGCTGTCCTTTGGAGTTGCTTTAGTTGCATTGGTGTTTATTGCAAGTTGAAGGCTGGCCAGACCAGATCAGACCAGACAATCTATTTGACGATTTTGACTTTATGTTCTTTCTCTGAGCTGCGTAGGAAGAGTGCTGTTTGAGGGACATGTGAATTATGAAGCGTTGAGTTGTTTACATGTCCTTTTGATACAATTAAGATTGTTTTTGTGTGATTTTGATACAATCAAGGCAACAAATATTTTCAATCTCAAACTACATGGAGTTAATACATATTATGACGTGAGAATATCTACATAGACTTTCCTCAGTTTCCAATATTTGACAGTAAGGTAAAACTAGGCAATGACTACACAAAAGTTTGATGAAGAACTTGAAAAGCAGACCAAGAAAAAAATTGGGCTAAAGAATTTTTCATAAGTAGTTTCATTAtgagcaaaaaaggaaagacaaaTTGAAGGACCCTATGGTGACTATCTTAAAACCTTGAACTATGAGCTGGATGAATTGCAGGATTCAAGGTTGGTTCATAAGTTTCTGTGCATTTTGGAATTGAATGGACATTATAGCAAAATCAATTCCATAAATTGTTACTTGGTATTGAGCTAACAGTTTTCCTATTTTTGGCAGAACTTATTCCACCTATTGGATTGCGCTCGGTTGAAGCTGCTCTGTGGGAGGGAGGATTCAAAGACAATGTCTAAGAATGAGTATGACAGCCGAGTAAAGTAGACATTAATTATGCAGCAGCTATCTATAATATGCTTCATTGGCCATTGTGGATATGGATCTTTAGCTAGAGACGAATGTTAACAAATGTCGGATGGTTTTTCACTTATTATTGTTGATCAAATAATCAATGCAAggataaaaagtttaattttaaaagctggTGTTGAAGTGACAAAAGGCGAAGTGATTTTGTAGAACTCTGTCTCCTACTATCTAGCATTTTTCTTTGTTCTTAATCACGAGGGATGCCAGGAGAGAAAATatggtaaaaagaaaaatcaacctTTTCCCAACTAATACCATTAGAAGAGGAAATGGAGAATGCCAGTTGGTGGAGTTCCAATCCAATTATCGAAGTCCTAACTCCCAAAATTGCTGAATTGCATGAATTTATTTGTATAGTTGTACTCTGGATCTGTATCAATGTCCCCTCTATTTCCTGATCCATGttactctttttttctctctctcattaagtatagatttataaaaaaagtaatgtaAAATAGTCATTTCAACATGAACTATTTACtatattgtttcaaaatgcgAATGCTTTTTATTCCTAGCAAGCTTTGTTGTACATAGATCCAGCATGtatgaaataaaatgattaaattaaaattatttgtctaGCAATAACATCTCTTATTTAGCAAGAAGTGTGGATCTACATCCAAAAGGAAGAACTTTATATGGGTTAAAATGTCTTGTCTCCATTTGTGCTAAAATCAAAAGGTTGTGAtgtctttattctttatatatactAATCATGGACAAGATAGAAGATCAAAGTTTTAAGTCTGAAAATTTTATGCTTGATTCAATCTTCAAAGTTAAAATTGAAACTTAAAAAAGTTTCAATACGAAGGCAAAATAAAGCTTAAATTGAATTATTTCCACTTACATGTATCAGGAACATGGTTATGGATTCCAAAGTCCTCTTTAAGGAGTACTAttcatatattttgttattatgaaGGGAGATGTTAGGGAGCtaatatggtaaaaaaaaaaaaagaaccctTCTCCCAGTTAACACCATTTGAAGTGAAGAATACACTAGTACGAGTTTAAATCCAATTACTTAACTCCCAAATATGCTGAACTACAAGAATTGATTTGCACTATGTGGATCTGTGTCAATGGTTCCTTCTCTGTTTCccgataaattttattaaattacacCTTATAGATATGCATAACAAACAGTTGCATTGCAGGTTCTCATTGCTATTTTTTAGGGGTCCTCTGTACTTTAGCCTCTACACATTGTCATTCCCCTCGTCTACAAAGATGTTTAAAACAGGTATTTCATGTGTAGATTCACAACTCaccaaattcaaactcaaaattTACCCCAATATATGACACAAAGAATCGGTTTGGCAAATATGCCaataataattagataaaagATCCTTGTTCTGCATGACAGATGCGATATACCCTCACTCCACAACTAACAAATTTCACAGCCATAACATTTCACCAACCCACCGTTTCCTTGGCCTCTATATAACCCCTCCTTCACACATCAAACACAAATTGCAAGAACCATTAATTTCAATCATCCACATTCTTTCAGAATCAACAAAGCCATCTACAGGCTTGAGTTTGCAACTGGAAGATAAAGCAAGCAACCCTTTTCTCCTTCTCACTCTTTCTACTCTTTTCCGCCACCACCTTTGCCATTTCACCTGCACCTGCAGCAGCCCCAAAAGCCCCAGCAAAACCACCCCCTACCCCCAAGGCCACAGCACCATCACCAAAACCATTAGTCCCCACTTTACCTCAGTCTCCAAACTCCCCTGACTCAGTCCCCGACGACATCACCAGAATCCTCAAAAAGGCCAAAATGTTCTCAGTCCTAATCCGCCTCTTGAAAACCACCGAAATCATGAACAACATAAACTCACAGCTCATAACAGCCAAGAGTGGTGGCATAACCATCCTTGCACCAGATGATTCTGCTTTTTCCAACCTCAAAGCAGGTTTCCTCAACTCTCTAAACGAAGGCCAGAAAATCGAACTTGTGCAGTTCCACATATTGCCAGAGTTTGTGTCGAGCTCAAACTTCGATTCTCTGAGCAACCCTGTGCAGACAGTGGCTGGAAAAGACCCAGCAAGGCTTCCACTGAACGTGAATGCATTAGGTAACAGTGTCAACATTTCAACTGGGGTCGTCAACGCCACCGTTCTCGGGGTAGTATACTCAGATAACAAGCTTGGGATTTATCACGTGGACAAGGTGCTTCTTCCTCTAGATTTCTTTGTAACCAACAAGGCTCCAGCTTTGGCTCCAACAACTCTTGCAAAAGCTCCCAAATCTGCAAAGGATAACTCTTCAGAGGACGATCAAGAAGGAACAAACCAGCATCAGAACAAATCTGGGGCAGTGAGTGTGGTTAGCATTGGCCGAACAACGTTGATGTTGCTTGGGATAGCTTTGGTGGCAGTGGCAACCATGGGCCTTATTTCCAACATGGAGTTGATCCATTTGGCAGCtgcattttcaattttcttcgCCAAACACTGTTAATTTCTTTCCTTctgctttttttgtttaaattttgctCCCTGTTTCCTGTTTCTTGTTTTTCGTGTATAGGTGTTATGAAAAGGACGTGAATCCTTCAATGATCCATGATATTgttgttttcttgtttaaaaacgaAAGGGATTGAGTTGAGTTGAGTCGAGTAATTTAAATCTTAGAAAATTGTGTGCATTGAACGAAATATTTGTGTCACTTCCAATCAATTTGTTGCTTAATAGGTGGATTAATTAAAGAGGAGTTAAcagagaaaacaagaaaaaataaatgcaatATCATAGATTTTACAAAACACCAACTTGAAACTGGAGGAGAGGGAGATTATGACTTCTTTTTTGTGTTGCGCACACGCGAATGGATTTTAATAGAATAAAACAACCTAATATTGATGAAATCACACCAACAAGCATCAACTTTAAGTTTTTAACAACAGTTAGCTTTTccataaaaaatgttatgtcTCATACCTATGAATTATCTTTTCTCACATTCCAGTCCCTCTCTTAACACagtaaaattattgtgaaaattttaaaacagtgAAAAATGTTTGGTTGACACCCGATGACCAATCACTTTTAGTAAGATTTCTTCTTTCTatcgtgtttttttttgttgtcttttCTCACATTTGAAGACCTTAATTAAGGGGAACCAAGTCCACAATTATACTTGGACTAATGACTTGTtggtataaaaaattgaatttattaagTTTAAGGTTGAAATGAGGTGAATTGTTGTGCAAAATGTTACTCCCTCCGTCTATAAAactcttttctaatttttagatgcgttaattatttttttcttacatactCTTACTTAATTATTCTATCCCCAAACATTAATGAGGAATAATTAAGTGGATACAGAGATAAAGAAATGataatttaatgaataataatataaataattgtcaGATTCAAtgtgattaactaaattaactatttttcttaaggGATGAAAATTAATGTAAAGAGTCTTATAATGAACTTTGGAATTCAATGAGAAAGTTTTTTTTCCCTCTATTTAAGATTAACATAGAGTAAAAttgtgataaatttattatataaaaatagtaatgatgtcaatattttaaaatttaaatcatgtTACAAGCATGATTAGAGACTAATCCTGTTATATGTAGTTGTCATTGACCCAATGAGAGTTTGCACACTtatgtttttagtgattttatttcattttaaattgcATGATTAAATAGACAAAATAAGATATTTAGTTTAGTAGttaaataaatagtaatattatgtgtgatgtattttttaaattataaattataagcattatattatactaaaaaaattaaattattgtataatGACATGGTAATTAACAACAACTTAATTACTAACTAggttaattgaattaattaataacatataagCTTGACATAGTGGTATACAATCCTATTGCATACATACATGAGAAAATGATCTATTTAGCGTGAAAAATCTTGTTCAATTTCCTCTATGTGCATTATTCCATTTCACAGCAATAGACACATATTGTGATCGGGATTAATCT encodes:
- the LOC100818760 gene encoding fasciclin-like arabinogalactan protein 12, producing MVMMKSLPLLLIVLFSHSTTTLAQSPAAAPTAPATPSTAAAPAPAPSAPPTDIIRILKKAGGFTTLIRLLQATQVSNQINSQLLTTSGGLTLFAPNDNAFSSLKPGFLNSLNDQQKNELIQFHLLPTYVSVSNFDTLSNPVRTQAGENPDRLALNITSSGGNQVNMTTGVVNVTLGGTVYTDHQLAVYQVDKVLLPRDFFEAKPPAPAPAPEKAKGSKKKSVDSTATPADDAESDAVSVKQWHVMWVASVVLLVAAFTW
- the LOC100819299 gene encoding fasciclin-like arabinogalactan protein 12; translation: MKQVLFYLLLLMPFCSLYSTTTLAQAPDASPSKPMVQSPSTDTSDSSPDDIIRILRKAKSFNVLIRLLKTTQLINQINAQLITIRSGGLTIFAPDDGSFSQLKAGFLNSLADNQKIELLQFHVLPTYVSSSNFDSLSNPVRTLAGDNPTRLQFNVTAYGSNVNISTGVVNATVTGVVYSDKVLAVYHVDKVLLPLDFFRPKPPAPAPSPAMAPKADNDNSSADARLGTSKDSADASSLISTRGMTLLSFGVALVALVFIAS
- the LOC102665444 gene encoding fasciclin-like arabinogalactan protein 11; amino-acid sequence: MFKTVCNWKIKQATLFSFSLFLLFSATTFAISPAPAAAPKAPAKPPPTPKATAPSPKPLVPTLPQSPNSPDSVPDDITRILKKAKMFSVLIRLLKTTEIMNNINSQLITAKSGGITILAPDDSAFSNLKAGFLNSLNEGQKIELVQFHILPEFVSSSNFDSLSNPVQTVAGKDPARLPLNVNALGNSVNISTGVVNATVLGVVYSDNKLGIYHVDKVLLPLDFFVTNKAPALAPTTLAKAPKSAKDNSSEDDQEGTNQHQNKSGAVSVVSIGRTTLMLLGIALVAVATMGLISNMELIHLAAAFSIFFAKHC